The following proteins are encoded in a genomic region of Neorickettsia risticii str. Illinois:
- a CDS encoding AmpG family muropeptide MFS transporter: MKVVATFFLGFSCGVPIVLVVPTLSVWLAKAGVNCSSIGLFSLVGIPYIIKFVFAPFFDLYTVPILGRYFGQKRGWILLLQQCVFLSIVGLSFMNPLKDIYLMGFFALVVAFFSSLQELVIDNYRISILRTKEQLIGSSNVLLGWRIAHLISGALTLFLVDYLCNSYGLCEDFINWRILYIFSAFLSLSASVTVLCMGEPKLKVQQKEIGISSRSFLPETILRPLKEILQIKKSVYIVILVVIYRSCDSLIATMISPFLVDIGFSLTEIAVVAKTFGLLSLVVGGVIGSKIVYRYGIVKGLVFGAIVQMLSNVMFVVQSKVGYNLPLLYLTIATENVCGSIATTAIIGYISGLASKARFSGSVYAIFSSLFMVDRSVLPVIAGLIADYFGWTALFVTSVVLGLPALFLVLFLEKCARSERSPG, translated from the coding sequence ATGAAGGTCGTCGCTACCTTTTTTCTTGGGTTTTCCTGTGGTGTCCCAATTGTGCTCGTTGTGCCCACTTTGAGTGTGTGGCTAGCAAAGGCTGGTGTAAATTGTTCAAGTATCGGGTTATTTTCGCTTGTAGGTATACCATACATAATAAAGTTTGTCTTTGCCCCATTTTTTGACCTCTACACTGTTCCAATACTTGGTCGATATTTTGGGCAAAAAAGAGGATGGATACTGCTCTTGCAGCAGTGTGTTTTTCTCTCGATTGTCGGACTGAGCTTCATGAATCCCCTAAAAGATATATATCTTATGGGTTTTTTTGCTTTAGTTGTTGCATTTTTTTCTTCTCTTCAGGAACTTGTTATCGATAACTATCGAATTTCTATTTTGAGAACAAAAGAACAATTAATAGGTTCTTCTAATGTTTTACTTGGATGGAGAATTGCACATTTAATCAGTGGTGCTCTGACCCTTTTTCTAGTTGATTATCTTTGTAACTCATATGGATTGTGTGAGGATTTTATTAATTGGAGGATACTATACATCTTCTCAGCCTTTTTAAGCTTGAGTGCTAGTGTAACGGTTTTGTGCATGGGTGAACCAAAGCTGAAAGTGCAACAAAAGGAGATCGGTATAAGTTCACGATCTTTCCTTCCTGAAACAATTCTCCGACCACTGAAAGAGATCCTACAAATAAAGAAGAGTGTCTATATTGTTATTTTGGTTGTGATATATCGTTCTTGTGATTCACTCATAGCGACGATGATTTCCCCATTTCTTGTGGACATCGGCTTTTCACTCACCGAAATTGCAGTTGTTGCCAAGACATTCGGTTTGCTTTCTCTTGTTGTTGGAGGTGTTATTGGTTCGAAAATTGTCTATAGGTACGGGATCGTTAAAGGACTCGTTTTTGGAGCCATAGTGCAAATGCTTTCAAATGTAATGTTCGTTGTGCAGTCAAAGGTGGGATACAATCTTCCATTGCTGTATCTGACCATAGCAACGGAAAATGTTTGTGGGAGTATTGCTACCACAGCCATTATTGGGTATATCTCGGGACTGGCAAGTAAGGCTCGCTTTTCTGGGAGTGTATATGCAATTTTCAGTTCTCTCTTTATGGTAGATCGTTCGGTTTTACCTGTAATTGCAGGGCTAATTGCTGACTACTTTGGTTGGACGGCACTGTTTGTTACAAGTGTTGTCTTAGGTCTTCCAGCATTGTTTTTGGTCTTGTTTCTAGAGAAGTGTGCTAGAAGCGAAAGGTCCCCAGGATGA
- a CDS encoding AIR synthase-related protein, translated as MQAIIEVRKPYSDPRITTLASNGVINIREVVDAYRFYSTDYSLKDNLLEIAHSLTNHVSEQFRCFIYEPDKNKIEILEANKTSHHEGNSTLWDFRKCYTSDFWVIEKQPLQGVKNSLAEVILGIVITLLQQKGINAIEQCIQVDTSLLMIGTGRLPDLNLLYNPMIEELSLEKVHSKKVAFCYSHEMDSATFSGNTKDLTLEELDSFNCQNALNLSDIQLSKIVEYFKLQEGRSYVRDIELETIAQTWSEHCKHNIMSYPIDDLQEGIFRGYIKKSTETIIRNNPDHICASVFTDNAGAIWFDKDYLICVKVETHNSPSALEPFGGAMTGILGVNRDILGFGLAAKPIANYYAFCVEDPDTEIQDLYHDSHKTRPKLDSRNILKGIIHGVNAGGNCSGIPTPQGALYFSSAFKAKPLVFVGCAGIIPAKIAEKESWIKAPEDGDLIVIAGGRTGRDGIHGATFSSAGITDSNVKGTEVQLGDPFTQKKLSDAIIREVRDADLYNAITDNGAGGLSSSVGEMGKDGFVVHLEKVLLKTMGLAPWEIWISESQERMTFAIPPGKFETFGRIMTKHGVEFAAIGEFNKSGRGLITFDGKTVFDLSLRFLHDGNPTIHLQTKKPKEMPEQPYVSFSSLEEAIRDKNVCSRKFIAGQYDHEVQGTSILKPLQGRNEIFSDVTAIKPLYNSRKCIGQSQDLAIMIRNPYLDTCSSIEQAVRNLVTIGVNPQKIALLDNFCWSDSNDLEKLWLLKEAGRACHDTSIALGTPFISGKDSMFNDFSGYTASGAKIKVSNIPSLLITAVGIIDDYEDIVSLDAKYPEDLIYLIDMNVEVKRALEIFGRYHSALKNQLVASAIPVGLGGRLVSIAKMLMANGHGGTISLENNKNNLEKSHEIVVTVSPKNELAFRETFLDTEITKIGKVTREAVLEIGKSSKIEVDALLSAYKRVLL; from the coding sequence ATGCAGGCAATCATAGAAGTTCGCAAACCGTACTCAGACCCAAGAATCACAACACTTGCAAGTAATGGTGTTATCAATATTCGGGAAGTTGTTGATGCGTACCGATTCTATTCCACAGATTATTCTTTGAAAGACAATCTCTTAGAAATCGCACACTCATTAACTAATCACGTCTCAGAACAGTTCAGGTGCTTCATTTATGAGCCGGATAAAAACAAGATAGAAATTCTTGAAGCCAACAAAACAAGTCACCACGAAGGCAACAGTACTCTATGGGATTTCAGAAAATGCTATACAAGCGACTTCTGGGTAATAGAAAAACAGCCTCTCCAAGGAGTAAAGAACTCATTAGCGGAAGTGATTCTAGGCATTGTGATCACGTTACTGCAACAAAAGGGTATCAACGCAATAGAACAATGCATACAAGTAGACACGAGCCTACTCATGATAGGAACAGGTAGGTTGCCCGACCTTAACCTACTGTACAACCCTATGATTGAAGAGCTCTCACTGGAAAAGGTCCATAGCAAAAAAGTTGCATTTTGTTATTCACATGAAATGGATAGCGCCACTTTTTCTGGCAATACAAAAGATCTGACTTTAGAGGAATTAGATTCTTTCAATTGTCAGAACGCACTAAACCTCAGTGACATTCAGCTATCCAAAATAGTTGAGTACTTTAAATTGCAGGAAGGTAGAAGCTACGTGCGGGATATAGAGCTCGAAACTATTGCACAAACTTGGTCTGAGCACTGCAAGCACAATATTATGTCTTATCCTATAGATGACCTACAAGAAGGAATATTCCGAGGATACATAAAGAAATCAACTGAGACAATCATCAGAAATAACCCAGACCATATCTGCGCTTCGGTATTCACCGACAATGCTGGTGCAATTTGGTTCGATAAGGATTATCTCATCTGCGTGAAGGTCGAAACACATAACAGCCCTTCTGCATTAGAACCATTTGGAGGTGCAATGACAGGGATTCTCGGAGTTAACAGAGATATCCTGGGTTTTGGCCTTGCAGCAAAACCTATAGCAAATTATTATGCCTTCTGCGTTGAAGATCCAGACACTGAAATACAAGACTTGTACCATGATTCACACAAGACAAGGCCCAAACTGGATTCGCGAAACATCCTCAAGGGAATAATTCATGGTGTCAACGCTGGAGGCAATTGTTCTGGCATTCCAACCCCACAAGGCGCACTTTATTTCAGCAGTGCATTCAAGGCAAAACCACTCGTGTTTGTCGGATGTGCAGGCATTATCCCGGCAAAAATTGCAGAGAAAGAATCCTGGATAAAAGCACCAGAAGACGGGGATCTGATTGTCATAGCAGGTGGAAGAACTGGACGGGACGGCATACACGGAGCAACTTTTTCCTCAGCTGGAATAACAGACTCAAATGTCAAAGGTACTGAGGTTCAATTAGGTGACCCTTTTACACAGAAAAAACTTTCCGACGCAATAATACGTGAAGTAAGAGATGCAGATCTTTATAACGCCATCACTGATAATGGAGCCGGTGGCTTATCTTCTTCTGTTGGAGAAATGGGAAAAGATGGGTTTGTGGTGCATCTAGAAAAAGTGCTTTTGAAGACAATGGGGCTCGCACCGTGGGAGATATGGATCTCTGAGTCTCAAGAAAGAATGACATTTGCGATTCCACCCGGAAAGTTTGAGACCTTCGGGCGCATTATGACCAAACATGGCGTTGAGTTTGCTGCCATAGGCGAGTTTAACAAGTCCGGCAGGGGACTTATCACTTTTGATGGCAAGACTGTTTTTGATTTGTCATTGCGCTTTCTACATGATGGAAACCCTACAATCCATTTACAAACTAAAAAACCAAAAGAAATGCCAGAACAGCCTTATGTGAGTTTCTCATCCCTTGAGGAGGCAATTAGAGATAAAAATGTTTGCAGTAGAAAGTTCATAGCAGGGCAATACGATCACGAAGTTCAGGGAACATCTATACTAAAACCACTACAAGGAAGAAATGAAATTTTTTCAGACGTAACAGCGATAAAACCGTTGTACAACTCCAGGAAGTGCATAGGGCAATCACAAGACCTAGCAATTATGATACGCAATCCATATTTGGATACATGTTCTTCGATTGAACAGGCAGTAAGGAACTTAGTGACAATTGGGGTAAACCCTCAAAAGATTGCTCTTCTAGATAATTTTTGTTGGTCCGACTCGAATGACCTAGAAAAACTATGGCTACTAAAAGAAGCCGGAAGAGCTTGTCACGATACCTCTATAGCTTTAGGTACTCCTTTCATTTCCGGAAAGGACAGCATGTTTAATGATTTCAGTGGATATACCGCCTCAGGTGCGAAAATCAAAGTTTCCAACATTCCATCATTGTTAATAACCGCAGTTGGAATAATAGATGATTATGAAGATATAGTCTCGCTGGATGCAAAATACCCGGAGGATTTAATATACCTAATCGACATGAACGTGGAAGTAAAAAGGGCCTTGGAAATTTTCGGACGTTACCACTCGGCACTGAAAAATCAATTAGTCGCTTCCGCTATTCCAGTGGGGCTCGGTGGAAGGCTTGTATCAATCGCAAAAATGCTTATGGCCAACGGCCATGGAGGAACGATTTCCCTTGAAAACAACAAGAACAATCTTGAAAAATCACATGAAATTGTTGTCACTGTTTCACCAAAAAACGAATTGGCTTTCAGGGAGACATTTTTGGATACAGAAATTACAAAAATTGGTAAAGTTACACGTGAAGCGGTACTGGAAATAGGAAAATCCAGCAAGATAGAGGTCGATGCACTATTGTCAGCATACAAGCGCGTACTACTCTAG